One segment of Candidatus Eisenbacteria bacterium DNA contains the following:
- a CDS encoding sigma-54 dependent transcriptional regulator produces MKTIPLNILIVDDETAQRQILGEILQDEGYTVSSAGSGGDALKIMQDRKPIDLLITDLRMPGMDGVELLRQALILKPDLIVILMTAFGTVSSAVEAMKSGAFDYLQKPFNKDELVQRVRRVAERVGLLRENKRLREKLGAQAAPKIYGRSPSIQECLRRLEKLTKLQGDVLITGESGTGKELVARALHYNGLRADGPFVPVNCAAIPEGIAESELFGHERGSFTHATADRIGRFEQADGGTLFLDEISAMPLNLQAKLLRVVEDRSVERIGGHTLRPIDVRLIAATNRDLPQMVKEGSFREDLYYRLNVHELLLPPLRDRKDDIPILAELFRNRAAARSGVPAPDLSESLLQYLKGYPFPGNVRELEHMMEKMVALSDGEPLGLEDLPPSVRKHQPPAPLESNRPAGSLPLEPGRLLDQGPISLTDLEEQLLREAIHRSNGNLSEAARRLGISYKTMRYRAQKFGLGDE; encoded by the coding sequence GTGAAGACGATCCCGCTAAACATTCTCATCGTCGATGATGAGACGGCGCAAAGACAAATCCTGGGCGAAATCCTGCAGGATGAAGGTTACACCGTCTCCTCGGCGGGTTCAGGCGGCGACGCCCTGAAGATCATGCAGGACCGGAAACCCATCGATCTGCTCATCACCGATCTGCGGATGCCCGGCATGGATGGTGTCGAACTCCTGCGACAGGCGCTGATCCTCAAACCCGATCTGATTGTTATACTCATGACGGCCTTCGGCACCGTATCATCGGCCGTCGAGGCGATGAAGAGCGGCGCCTTCGACTATCTTCAAAAACCCTTTAACAAAGATGAATTGGTCCAGCGCGTCAGGCGGGTAGCCGAACGGGTCGGCCTGCTTCGCGAGAACAAACGGCTGCGCGAGAAGCTCGGCGCACAGGCCGCGCCGAAAATCTATGGCCGGTCGCCCTCGATCCAGGAATGCCTCAGGCGGCTGGAGAAGCTGACGAAACTTCAAGGCGATGTCCTCATCACCGGTGAAAGCGGGACGGGCAAGGAACTTGTCGCGCGGGCGCTGCATTATAACGGTTTGAGGGCGGATGGTCCTTTTGTCCCTGTCAATTGCGCGGCCATACCCGAGGGGATCGCGGAGAGCGAACTCTTCGGCCATGAGCGGGGATCCTTCACCCACGCCACGGCCGACCGGATCGGGCGTTTTGAACAAGCCGACGGCGGAACCCTTTTTCTCGATGAGATCAGCGCCATGCCGTTGAATCTTCAGGCCAAACTACTGCGGGTCGTGGAAGACAGATCGGTGGAGCGCATCGGCGGCCATACCCTTCGTCCGATCGATGTGCGGCTCATCGCGGCGACGAACCGTGATCTCCCGCAAATGGTAAAAGAGGGATCCTTCCGGGAAGATCTTTATTACCGCCTTAATGTACATGAACTTCTGCTGCCGCCCTTGCGGGATCGAAAAGATGATATACCTATCCTTGCGGAACTCTTCCGGAACCGGGCCGCGGCCCGTTCCGGCGTCCCAGCCCCCGACTTAAGCGAATCGCTTCTTCAATACCTCAAGGGGTATCCCTTCCCCGGCAATGTCAGGGAACTCGAGCATATGATGGAGAAGATGGTGGCCCTCTCCGACGGCGAGCCCCTGGGTTTGGAGGACCTGCCTCCTTCCGTCCGAAAACATCAGCCGCCGGCCCCGCTAGAATCGAACCGGCCCGCCGGATCCCTCCCGCTTGAGCCGGGACGACTGCTCGATCAAGGCCCGATCTCACTCACCGATCTCGAAGAACAGCTTCTGCGGGAAGCCATCCACAGATCCAACGGCAATCTCAGCGAGGCGGCCCGCCGGCTCGGCATCTCCTACAAGACGATGCGTTACCGGGCGCAAAAATTCGGCCTTGGGGATGAGTAG
- a CDS encoding HAMP domain-containing histidine kinase, with amino-acid sequence MTLKLRLATMMVIILIAVMVLQYLLMQREQHVLLARLSELSSGLDQTTLVFAQRVHELARNRELPNLDAIVEEFICDAAFQAADSVAQVKILAWVADDTLGTSRKILRRDRFIKSDEKNRRLLWVPGPVCDSLALGKKGDWGSPRTLIVKLDTLGFSHGDSSATAAPALSSPQTAGGGKGGHDIIINLPLNVSDSDSAFYSLQYRYPLNHLTEDLGRARWRGLYWLVSILGLGILGAFLVAAQFTRPIKALQSSFGRVVDGDLDQLITPKRSDEIGRLTGSFNEMVGRLKESQQVEKRLAEAERLAAVGRLAAGVAHEIRNPLNTILLTMQHMRDKVIEAGGVQDRPGAGGGEPKEFGRYYNLVTSEISRLEKMVGAFLDFSRSGELQLESVNVSESLRSSVALFSSEAEALGISLSLECADGIEIEADPGRLPMIWNNLLSNALEATPKGKKIFVQAGIEKDHLVISVIDEGSGISQEELLHIWDPFYSGRSGGVGLGLSIVRSVAEHHSGWVRADSETGRGTRMTVTLPARQERHPAVNDVHPLIEGEPDS; translated from the coding sequence ATGACTCTCAAACTGAGATTGGCGACAATGATGGTCATCATTCTGATCGCCGTCATGGTCCTGCAATACCTGCTGATGCAGAGAGAGCAGCATGTTCTTCTGGCCCGCCTTTCAGAATTGAGTTCGGGACTCGATCAAACGACCCTCGTTTTTGCACAGAGAGTTCATGAACTGGCCCGGAATCGGGAATTGCCGAACCTGGACGCCATCGTCGAGGAGTTCATCTGTGACGCCGCTTTTCAAGCCGCTGATTCAGTTGCTCAGGTTAAAATTCTGGCCTGGGTGGCGGATGACACCCTCGGGACAAGCCGCAAGATTCTGCGAAGGGACCGATTCATCAAATCAGATGAAAAGAATCGCCGCCTCCTTTGGGTGCCCGGCCCGGTTTGTGACTCTCTCGCTCTTGGAAAAAAGGGTGATTGGGGATCCCCTAGAACTCTAATTGTTAAACTCGACACGCTTGGCTTCTCGCACGGCGATTCGAGCGCTACGGCCGCACCCGCGCTTTCGTCCCCTCAAACCGCTGGAGGCGGAAAGGGCGGCCATGACATCATTATCAATCTGCCATTGAACGTTTCCGATTCCGACAGCGCCTTCTATTCACTGCAGTATAGATACCCGTTGAACCACTTGACGGAAGACCTCGGCCGAGCACGATGGCGCGGCCTTTATTGGCTGGTCAGTATCCTCGGGCTCGGGATTTTGGGGGCCTTTCTGGTCGCCGCACAATTCACCCGTCCAATAAAAGCACTGCAATCCTCCTTCGGCCGGGTGGTCGACGGCGATCTCGACCAACTGATCACCCCAAAGCGATCCGATGAGATCGGAAGATTGACCGGTTCTTTTAATGAGATGGTCGGGCGCCTCAAGGAATCGCAGCAGGTTGAAAAGCGCCTGGCGGAGGCCGAGCGTCTCGCGGCCGTCGGACGTTTGGCGGCGGGTGTCGCGCACGAAATCCGCAATCCGCTCAACACCATCCTCCTGACGATGCAGCATATGCGCGACAAAGTCATAGAGGCCGGCGGTGTGCAGGATCGGCCGGGGGCCGGGGGCGGGGAACCCAAGGAATTCGGCCGCTACTACAACCTGGTGACCTCCGAGATCTCGCGACTCGAAAAGATGGTCGGCGCTTTTCTCGATTTCTCAAGATCCGGTGAGCTTCAGTTGGAATCAGTGAACGTGAGCGAAAGCCTGAGATCGAGTGTGGCTCTCTTCAGCTCGGAAGCAGAGGCGTTGGGTATCTCCCTAAGCTTGGAGTGCGCCGATGGCATCGAAATCGAAGCTGATCCGGGCCGCTTACCGATGATCTGGAACAATCTGCTCTCCAATGCCTTGGAAGCGACGCCGAAGGGGAAGAAAATCTTTGTACAAGCCGGAATTGAAAAGGATCATCTCGTTATCTCGGTCATCGACGAAGGTTCCGGCATCAGCCAGGAAGAGCTCCTTCATATTTGGGATCCTTTCTACTCCGGCCGTTCGGGGGGCGTCGGATTGGGATTGAGCATCGTCCGCTCCGTGGCCGAGCATCACAGCGGCTGGGTGCGCGCCGACAGTGAGACAGGAAGAGGAACGCGGATGACCGTGACCCTTCCCGCGCGGCAGGAGCGTCATCCGGCCGTGAATGATGTCCATCCATTGATTGAAGGAGAACCGGATTCGTGA
- a CDS encoding Arc family DNA-binding protein: protein MPNITIKGLPETLYQRLKNRALRHRRSLNSEVIVCLEQAVNVSPLDPEAWLSSADRSRKRFNLTPLTESDLRKAKEKGRP from the coding sequence GTGCCGAATATCACCATTAAGGGTCTTCCCGAAACGCTCTATCAGCGCTTGAAAAACCGAGCCCTCCGCCATCGGAGAAGCCTGAACAGTGAAGTCATCGTCTGTCTTGAACAAGCCGTCAATGTGAGCCCGCTTGATCCAGAAGCCTGGCTTTCCAGCGCTGACCGATCCCGCAAGCGTTTTAACCTTACGCCATTGACGGAGAGTGATCTTAGAAAGGCGAAGGAAAAGGGTAGGCCATGA
- a CDS encoding type II toxin-antitoxin system VapC family toxin has translation MIVVDTSQLAYLLIGGAVTKAARQVFLIDPEWAAPILWRSEFRNLLAHYLRKGELKQSQATKLQEKAEELLAGREYLSRSDQILRLVTESTLSAYDCECVALARELRVPLVTSDKAILREFPAIAMPPEVFVQRGA, from the coding sequence ATGATTGTTGTTGATACGAGTCAATTGGCGTACCTGCTGATAGGTGGGGCGGTAACAAAAGCAGCCCGGCAGGTCTTCCTAATAGACCCTGAATGGGCTGCGCCGATTCTTTGGCGGAGCGAATTCCGAAATCTTCTGGCGCACTATCTTAGAAAGGGTGAGTTGAAACAATCTCAAGCCACAAAGTTACAGGAAAAAGCGGAAGAGCTTTTGGCTGGGAGGGAATATCTGAGCCGATCCGATCAGATTCTCCGTCTCGTTACAGAATCAACACTCTCCGCCTATGACTGTGAGTGTGTCGCCTTGGCAAGGGAATTGCGGGTTCCATTGGTCACATCAGACAAAGCCATCCTTCGCGAATTTCCTGCCATTGCCATGCCACCGGAAGTTTTCGTGCAACGAGGCGCCTGA
- the clpB gene encoding ATP-dependent chaperone ClpB → MDLNRLTQKTQEALQQAQNHAIRLGHHEVDGEHLLIALLDQEEGLLPRLLAKMNVPLPEFRAVIESALARRPRISGPGVEPGKVMVTHRLNKLLLRAEEEARRLQDDYISVEHLALGFLEEGTETAAGRAFQQFQVTRDGFLGALQSVRGNQRIQSDNPEATYDALKRYGRDLVQEAERGKLDPVIGRDMEIRRIIRILSRKTKNNPVLIGEPGVGKTAIAEGLAQRIVRGDVPEGLKDRRIFALDMGSLVAGAKFRGEFEERLKAVLQEIKSSEGRIILFIDELHNIVGAGKAEGSMDAGNMLKPMLARGELHCVGATTLDEYRKHIEKDAALERRFQPVLVEPPTVEDTISILRGLRESFQVHHGVKILDNSLVSAAVLSNRYISDRFLPDKAIDLVDEACAMIRTEIDSMPADLDEMTRRVMQLEIEESALKKEKDKASRSRLGSLQKELADLQDRVKTMKAQWDQEKEAIQKIRALREEIKKVRNEIEEAKRAYDLNKAGELQHGRLPELQQKLAGEELKLTDTQGPERLLREEVTEEEIAEIVSKWTGIPVTRLMEGEREKLLRLDEVLHERVVGQNEAVNLIADAVIRARSGIKDPRRPIGSFIFLGPTGVGKTELARSLAETLFDSEDNMIRIDMSEYMERHTVSRLVGAPPGYVGYDEGGQLTESVRRKPYAVILFDEIEKAHTDVFNVLLQILDDGRLTDAQGRTVDFKNTVIIMTSNLGSEFLLEGVTDAGEILESARDQVMRSLRATFRPEFLNRVDDIILFKPLTLDEIKQIVDLLMTALRKRLEDRRISLTLTDAAREFVARAGFDPVYGARPLKRYLQRELETRIGRQIIKGDVVDGSTITIDLENNALKVLVEAPKGDAAADAAADVSGDE, encoded by the coding sequence TTGGATCTGAATCGTCTGACGCAGAAAACGCAGGAAGCCCTACAGCAGGCGCAGAATCATGCGATCCGGCTGGGTCACCATGAAGTGGATGGAGAGCATCTCCTTATCGCTCTGCTCGATCAAGAAGAGGGCCTCCTCCCCAGGCTTCTCGCGAAGATGAATGTTCCCCTGCCGGAATTCCGGGCGGTGATCGAGTCCGCGCTGGCGCGACGGCCGCGGATTTCCGGGCCCGGCGTGGAGCCGGGAAAGGTCATGGTCACCCACCGGTTGAACAAACTGCTGCTCCGGGCCGAGGAAGAGGCCCGCCGCTTGCAAGACGACTATATCTCCGTTGAGCATCTTGCCCTTGGATTCCTCGAAGAGGGAACCGAGACGGCGGCAGGCCGCGCCTTTCAACAGTTTCAGGTGACCCGCGACGGATTTCTGGGAGCGCTGCAATCGGTCCGCGGGAATCAGCGGATCCAAAGCGACAATCCCGAAGCGACCTATGACGCGCTGAAGCGTTACGGCCGCGATCTTGTACAAGAGGCTGAACGGGGCAAGCTGGATCCGGTGATCGGCCGCGATATGGAGATCCGCCGGATTATCCGGATTCTGTCCCGCAAGACAAAGAATAATCCTGTTCTCATCGGCGAACCCGGCGTCGGGAAGACAGCGATCGCCGAGGGATTGGCGCAGCGCATCGTGCGGGGCGACGTGCCGGAGGGTCTGAAAGACAGAAGGATTTTCGCCCTCGATATGGGCTCCCTCGTCGCCGGCGCGAAGTTCCGCGGGGAGTTTGAGGAACGCCTGAAGGCGGTTCTTCAGGAAATCAAATCTTCCGAGGGCCGGATTATCCTCTTCATCGACGAGTTACACAATATTGTCGGCGCGGGCAAGGCGGAGGGCTCGATGGACGCCGGGAATATGCTGAAACCGATGCTCGCCCGCGGCGAACTCCACTGTGTCGGCGCGACGACTTTGGATGAATACCGCAAGCATATCGAGAAAGATGCGGCTCTGGAACGGCGCTTTCAGCCGGTTCTGGTCGAACCGCCGACCGTTGAAGACACGATTTCGATTCTCCGCGGCCTGCGGGAATCTTTTCAAGTGCATCATGGCGTCAAGATATTGGATAACTCGCTCGTCTCGGCCGCTGTTCTATCAAACCGGTATATCAGCGACCGCTTTTTGCCCGATAAGGCGATCGACCTGGTCGATGAGGCGTGCGCCATGATCCGCACCGAGATCGATTCAATGCCGGCGGATCTCGATGAGATGACACGCCGTGTCATGCAGCTCGAAATTGAAGAATCCGCATTAAAGAAAGAGAAAGATAAAGCGAGCCGCAGCCGGCTGGGATCATTGCAGAAGGAGCTGGCCGACTTGCAAGACCGGGTTAAGACAATGAAGGCGCAGTGGGATCAAGAGAAGGAGGCGATTCAAAAGATCCGGGCGCTGCGCGAAGAGATAAAAAAAGTCCGGAATGAAATCGAAGAGGCGAAGCGGGCCTACGATTTGAACAAGGCCGGCGAACTGCAGCATGGACGTTTGCCCGAGCTTCAACAAAAGCTTGCGGGCGAAGAACTGAAGCTGACCGATACGCAAGGGCCTGAGCGCCTGCTGCGGGAAGAGGTGACCGAGGAAGAGATCGCCGAGATCGTCTCCAAATGGACCGGAATCCCCGTCACCCGTCTCATGGAGGGTGAACGCGAAAAGCTGCTGAGACTGGACGAGGTTCTCCATGAGCGGGTTGTGGGTCAAAACGAGGCGGTGAATCTGATCGCCGACGCGGTGATCCGCGCGCGATCGGGTATCAAAGACCCGCGGCGGCCGATCGGTTCCTTTATCTTTCTCGGACCGACCGGTGTCGGGAAAACCGAGCTGGCGCGCAGCCTCGCTGAAACGTTGTTCGACAGCGAGGATAATATGATCCGCATCGACATGAGCGAGTATATGGAAAGGCACACCGTCAGCCGTCTCGTCGGCGCCCCTCCCGGTTATGTTGGATATGATGAGGGTGGGCAGCTGACCGAATCGGTGCGCAGAAAACCGTATGCGGTCATCCTTTTCGACGAGATTGAAAAGGCGCACACCGATGTCTTCAATGTGCTGCTTCAAATCCTCGATGACGGGCGCCTCACCGATGCGCAGGGGCGCACCGTCGATTTCAAGAACACGGTCATCATCATGACATCGAATCTCGGTTCGGAATTTCTACTGGAGGGTGTCACCGACGCCGGTGAGATCCTGGAATCAGCGCGGGATCAGGTGATGCGCTCGCTGCGCGCCACCTTCCGGCCCGAGTTTTTGAACCGCGTCGATGATATTATTCTCTTCAAACCACTGACGCTCGATGAGATCAAACAGATCGTCGATCTGCTGATGACGGCCCTGCGGAAACGGCTTGAGGATCGAAGGATCAGCTTGACATTGACCGATGCGGCGCGGGAGTTTGTTGCGCGGGCCGGATTCGACCCGGTTTACGGCGCGCGGCCGTTGAAGCGTTATCTGCAGCGGGAACTGGAAACGCGGATCGGCCGGCAGATCATCAAGGGCGACGTTGTAGACGGCAGCACGATCACCATCGATCTCGAGAACAATGCGCTGAAAGTTCTGGTGGAAGCGCCGAAGGGAGATGCGGCGGCTGACGCAGCGGCTGATGTGTCAGGTGATGAGTAA
- a CDS encoding porin family protein, with protein sequence MTCNRFPVAHPRLQSGRENSNRARGLLILTILGVVLFSAGSAEVLASPLIYAFDAGGGFFVPLDSGNRSAYGTGAEFSFGFSPMLSTSGTWLMFEVGYMKSAGHEYWNDPTFEMPEDKYWLVPIRLGVRRDVLAESTSFPIKFCLGAGFQTILTGWKDGYGTSYKSPTFGLLLEIRPELTLSGPWGLWLSNRMTFLGDVTYEDSDIPEINYSANSLQIGLSYTVHR encoded by the coding sequence ATGACCTGCAACCGCTTTCCTGTGGCCCACCCGCGGCTTCAATCAGGCCGCGAAAATTCAAACCGGGCGCGAGGCCTTCTCATCCTAACCATTCTTGGGGTGGTCCTCTTTTCGGCCGGCTCTGCGGAGGTCCTCGCCAGCCCGCTGATCTATGCCTTCGATGCGGGGGGCGGTTTCTTCGTGCCTCTCGATAGCGGGAACCGCAGCGCCTATGGAACAGGAGCCGAGTTCAGCTTCGGTTTCTCACCGATGCTTTCCACATCGGGGACCTGGTTGATGTTTGAAGTCGGATATATGAAATCGGCCGGACACGAGTATTGGAACGATCCGACTTTTGAGATGCCGGAGGATAAGTACTGGCTTGTTCCGATTCGATTAGGAGTGCGCCGGGATGTCCTGGCGGAGTCGACCTCGTTTCCAATCAAGTTCTGTCTCGGGGCCGGCTTCCAAACAATCTTGACCGGTTGGAAGGACGGCTACGGCACATCGTATAAGAGCCCGACCTTCGGTCTGCTTCTGGAGATCCGGCCGGAGCTCACGCTCAGCGGTCCTTGGGGTCTCTGGTTGAGTAACAGAATGACATTCCTCGGCGATGTCACCTACGAGGATAGCGACATTCCCGAGATCAATTACTCGGCCAACTCGTTGCAGATCGGCCTGAGTTACACCGTCCATCGTTAA
- a CDS encoding DUF2330 domain-containing protein: protein MRFNRFDAKNTGQLRRRILSMALPVILLGACISPSLAFVGCVPCDGCWIQSEGQMVLTIMDREEGLVRMIPNIRFTWGAATFALIVPTPSLPELDLAPASLWWNATDMTRSTYSKRDWGSGGLGCSENAWDTQAGYATEDEIIYSQQTIGNLEATILSSDNPDTLVAWLRDNGFELSHSDAEKFAPYVERGWFFTVLRPDTTQPGYEPPDWRWDANIAPIAFTYSADSFELPLPILAINRAWSFPVAVFVVDDHRMNLQGFQTLYANRITEDEYAAIGVTYPSLAAFLAPGRFFTRLDRTFSANDPMSEPLLLGPASNDDEFRRHGGVYWGGIPIAWILVAALPVKQWIQRRRRRLI, encoded by the coding sequence ATGAGATTCAATAGATTCGATGCCAAAAATACGGGTCAGCTCCGTCGCCGGATTCTATCGATGGCTCTGCCGGTGATTCTTCTCGGCGCCTGCATCTCGCCGTCCTTGGCCTTTGTGGGCTGCGTCCCTTGTGATGGGTGCTGGATTCAATCGGAAGGTCAGATGGTCCTCACGATCATGGACCGTGAGGAAGGCCTCGTTCGAATGATCCCCAATATCCGCTTTACCTGGGGCGCCGCAACCTTTGCTCTGATTGTGCCGACACCCTCGCTGCCTGAATTGGATCTGGCGCCGGCCAGCCTGTGGTGGAACGCCACCGATATGACCCGTTCTACATATTCCAAACGGGATTGGGGGTCGGGCGGTCTGGGGTGCAGTGAAAATGCCTGGGACACGCAGGCGGGTTATGCGACGGAGGACGAGATCATCTACAGCCAGCAGACCATCGGAAATCTTGAGGCGACGATCCTCTCCAGCGATAACCCCGACACCCTCGTCGCGTGGCTTCGTGACAACGGTTTTGAGCTTTCCCATAGCGACGCCGAGAAGTTCGCTCCCTATGTCGAAAGGGGTTGGTTTTTCACGGTCCTGCGACCCGATACCACGCAGCCGGGGTATGAACCGCCGGATTGGAGATGGGACGCGAATATCGCGCCGATCGCTTTCACCTATTCCGCCGACAGCTTTGAACTGCCGCTGCCGATTCTTGCCATCAATCGGGCCTGGTCTTTCCCGGTCGCGGTCTTTGTCGTGGACGACCACCGGATGAATCTGCAGGGATTCCAGACCCTCTACGCCAACCGGATCACAGAGGATGAGTATGCTGCGATAGGTGTCACCTATCCCTCTCTCGCCGCGTTCCTCGCGCCGGGCCGTTTTTTCACCCGGCTTGATCGAACATTTTCGGCCAATGATCCCATGTCGGAACCTTTGCTTCTCGGACCGGCATCCAATGATGATGAGTTTCGACGCCACGGCGGTGTCTACTGGGGCGGCATCCCGATCGCCTGGATCCTGGTCGCCGCCCTGCCGGTCAAACAGTGGATCCAGCGCCGGAGAAGACGACTCATATGA
- a CDS encoding DJ-1/PfpI family protein, producing the protein MTLRAKRVLVPMARGVEEIEAVAVIDILMRAGCHVVTASVGDTHITGSHGIRLGADRRLTEVLQESWDLVVIPGGMENVKILRADPDLRALLRERAAQHHDVAAICAGPLVLLDAGLLKDRRITCHAAVEEELGGVRIVQLPVVEDGSLITSRGPGTAVEFALRLVRRLAGPMVEEEVRRQIHA; encoded by the coding sequence ATGACATTGAGGGCAAAGAGGGTTCTGGTTCCGATGGCCCGCGGCGTCGAAGAGATCGAAGCGGTCGCTGTTATCGATATCCTCATGCGCGCCGGCTGCCATGTCGTGACGGCCAGCGTCGGTGATACCCATATCACCGGCTCGCATGGGATTCGTCTCGGCGCCGACCGCCGGTTAACCGAGGTCTTGCAGGAGTCGTGGGACCTCGTGGTGATCCCCGGCGGAATGGAAAATGTTAAAATCCTGCGAGCCGATCCCGACCTGCGCGCGCTGCTGCGTGAGCGGGCGGCGCAACATCACGATGTCGCCGCCATCTGCGCCGGACCGCTGGTTCTCCTTGATGCGGGTCTTCTGAAAGATCGGCGGATCACCTGCCATGCCGCGGTGGAAGAGGAGCTCGGGGGAGTCAGGATAGTACAGCTTCCCGTCGTGGAGGACGGTTCCCTCATCACCAGCAGGGGACCCGGCACCGCCGTTGAGTTCGCTCTTCGCCTCGTTCGCCGGCTTGCCGGCCCCATGGTGGAGGAAGAGGTGCGGCGGCAGATTCATGCTTAG